The following coding sequences lie in one Myxococcus xanthus genomic window:
- a CDS encoding thioredoxin domain-containing protein, which translates to MLNRPTRVILAALLAATFTAGCNKEKAPATAPAAQQAAGEPAPDTVVATFGDGQKITYKELNERLQEPLANLEKQKSQLLKRGLDGMVTEKLVDAEAKKRGLSQEAYLKAEIDDKVPAPTEERIKEVYDGAAGQLPEGSTYEQMKPQIVEFLTQQPKQERAQALFEELRKSANVKLTLPEPPRPPVVRKQVAATGAAKGGPEGAPITIVEFSDFQCPFCSRANPALAQVQQEYGDKVRIVFRHFPLDFHKEAPKASEASLCAGDQGKFWEMHDLLFANQQALGVDSLKKYAADLQLDTAKFNACLDSGEKGAIVQKDLAEGKQAGVSGTPAFFINGILLSGAQPFEEFKSIIDAELNAPKK; encoded by the coding sequence ATGCTCAACCGTCCCACCCGCGTCATCCTCGCCGCGCTCCTGGCGGCCACCTTCACCGCCGGCTGTAACAAGGAGAAGGCGCCGGCCACCGCTCCCGCGGCGCAGCAGGCCGCCGGTGAGCCCGCGCCCGACACTGTCGTCGCGACGTTCGGCGACGGGCAGAAGATCACCTACAAGGAGCTCAACGAGCGCCTCCAGGAGCCGCTGGCCAACCTGGAGAAGCAGAAGTCGCAGCTCCTGAAGCGTGGCCTGGACGGCATGGTGACGGAGAAGCTCGTGGATGCCGAGGCCAAGAAGCGCGGCCTCTCCCAAGAGGCGTACCTGAAGGCGGAGATCGACGACAAGGTCCCCGCGCCCACCGAGGAGCGCATCAAGGAAGTCTACGACGGTGCCGCTGGCCAGCTGCCCGAGGGTTCCACCTACGAGCAGATGAAGCCGCAGATCGTGGAGTTCCTGACGCAGCAGCCGAAGCAGGAGCGCGCGCAGGCCCTCTTCGAGGAGCTGCGCAAGTCCGCCAATGTCAAGCTGACGCTGCCGGAGCCGCCGCGTCCCCCCGTTGTCCGCAAGCAGGTGGCCGCCACGGGCGCCGCCAAGGGTGGTCCTGAGGGCGCGCCCATCACCATCGTCGAGTTCAGCGACTTCCAGTGCCCGTTCTGCAGCCGCGCCAACCCGGCGCTGGCGCAGGTGCAGCAGGAGTACGGCGACAAGGTCCGCATCGTGTTCCGCCACTTCCCGCTCGACTTCCACAAGGAGGCGCCGAAGGCTTCCGAGGCCTCGCTGTGCGCGGGCGATCAGGGCAAGTTCTGGGAGATGCACGACCTGCTCTTCGCCAACCAGCAGGCGCTGGGCGTGGACTCCCTGAAGAAGTACGCCGCCGACCTGCAGCTGGACACGGCGAAGTTCAACGCCTGCCTGGACTCGGGTGAGAAGGGCGCCATCGTTCAGAAGGACCTGGCCGAGGGCAAGCAGGCGGGCGTGTCTGGCACCCCGGCCTTCTTCATCAACGGCATCCTGCTGTCCGGCGCGCAGCCCTTCGAAGAGTTCAAGAGCATCATCGACGCGGAGCTGAACGCGCCGAAGAAGTAG
- a CDS encoding YebC/PmpR family DNA-binding transcriptional regulator — protein MSGHNRWSKIKRQKAAMGATKGKLYSKVIKEITVAARLGGGEPSGNARLRVALAAAREANIPKDTIERAVKKGTGELEGENYEEVTYEGYGPGGVAILVECLTDNRNRTAADMRSTFNAYGGNLGAEGAVAWMFQKKGVISVKYGPSEDQLMEQAIDAGAEDVIMLGDEGSEVRTAAADLHTVAGRLQESGLPLGQQRWVFLPQNTVALDVDTAKKLLKLLDALEENDDVQNVHGNYEIEDAMLDSLLQ, from the coding sequence ATGTCCGGTCACAATCGGTGGTCGAAGATCAAGCGCCAGAAGGCCGCGATGGGCGCGACCAAGGGGAAGCTGTACTCCAAGGTCATCAAGGAAATCACTGTCGCCGCGCGGCTCGGTGGCGGTGAGCCCTCCGGCAATGCCCGCCTGCGCGTCGCGCTGGCCGCGGCCCGCGAGGCCAACATCCCGAAGGACACCATCGAGCGCGCCGTCAAGAAGGGCACGGGCGAGTTGGAGGGAGAGAACTACGAGGAGGTGACGTACGAGGGCTACGGCCCCGGCGGTGTCGCCATCCTGGTGGAGTGCCTCACCGACAACCGCAACCGGACCGCGGCCGACATGCGCTCCACCTTCAACGCGTACGGGGGCAACCTGGGCGCCGAGGGCGCGGTGGCCTGGATGTTCCAGAAGAAGGGCGTCATCAGCGTGAAGTACGGCCCCTCCGAGGACCAGTTGATGGAGCAGGCCATCGACGCGGGCGCCGAGGACGTCATCATGCTGGGGGACGAAGGCTCCGAGGTGCGCACCGCGGCGGCGGACCTGCACACGGTGGCGGGACGGCTCCAGGAGTCGGGCCTGCCGCTGGGGCAGCAGCGGTGGGTGTTCCTCCCCCAGAACACCGTCGCGCTGGACGTGGACACGGCGAAGAAGCTCCTGAAGCTGCTGGACGCGCTCGAGGAGAACGACGACGTGCAGAACGTGCACGGGAACTACGAAATCGAAGACGCGATGCTGGATTCGTTGTTGCAGTAG
- the ruvB gene encoding Holliday junction branch migration DNA helicase RuvB gives MVMARKSDTLSEDVLPEDVRLEASLRPRSFDEYVGQGPVVEKLKVYVQAARSRGEALDHCLFSGPPGLGKTSLAHIIANELGVGIHVTSGPALERKGDLAGLLTNLDARDVLFIDEIHRLNAAVEEYLYPAMEDFRLDITIDTGPAARAMKIDLPPFTLIGATTRTGLLTSPLRDRFQIQERLEYYDAKALESILHRSARILGIPLDKDAAREVASRSRGTPRITNRLLRRLRDFAEVEGNGRITLELAQKSLDRLGVDASGLDSMDRKILLTILDKFGGGPVGVETIAASVGEQRDTIEDVYEPFLMQEGFLQRTPRGRMATHRTYQYFKKQPPPTPQGSLF, from the coding sequence ATGGTCATGGCGAGGAAGTCCGACACACTCTCGGAAGACGTCCTGCCCGAGGACGTCCGGCTCGAGGCTTCCCTGCGTCCGCGCTCGTTCGACGAGTACGTGGGCCAGGGGCCCGTCGTCGAAAAGCTCAAGGTCTACGTGCAGGCCGCGCGCAGCCGGGGCGAAGCCCTGGACCACTGCCTGTTCTCCGGCCCGCCGGGCCTGGGCAAGACGTCGCTGGCGCACATCATCGCGAACGAGCTGGGCGTGGGAATCCACGTCACGAGCGGCCCCGCCCTGGAGCGCAAGGGGGACCTCGCGGGCCTGCTCACCAACCTCGACGCGCGCGACGTGCTCTTCATCGATGAAATCCACCGCCTCAACGCCGCCGTGGAGGAATACCTCTACCCGGCCATGGAGGACTTCCGGCTGGACATCACCATCGACACCGGGCCCGCCGCCCGGGCGATGAAGATTGATTTGCCGCCCTTCACGTTGATTGGCGCCACCACGCGCACCGGCCTGCTCACCTCGCCGCTGCGCGACCGCTTCCAGATTCAGGAACGGCTGGAGTACTACGACGCCAAGGCACTGGAGAGCATCCTCCACCGCTCCGCGCGCATCCTGGGCATTCCCCTGGACAAGGACGCCGCGCGCGAGGTGGCCAGCCGCTCGCGGGGCACGCCGCGCATCACCAACCGGCTGCTGCGCCGGCTGCGTGATTTCGCGGAGGTGGAAGGCAATGGCAGAATCACCCTGGAGCTGGCGCAGAAGTCGCTGGACAGGCTCGGGGTGGACGCCAGCGGCCTAGACTCCATGGACCGCAAGATTCTGCTGACCATCCTCGACAAGTTCGGCGGCGGCCCGGTGGGCGTGGAGACCATCGCCGCCAGCGTGGGCGAGCAGCGCGATACCATTGAGGACGTGTACGAGCCCTTCCTGATGCAGGAAGGCTTCCTCCAGCGTACGCCGCGGGGCCGGATGGCCACGCACCGCACGTACCAATATTTCAAGAAGCAACCACCGCCCACGCCCCAGGGCAGCCTCTTCTGA
- the ruvA gene encoding Holliday junction branch migration protein RuvA produces the protein MISRLRGTVLEKDLEDATIDVGGVGYRVNFSSLTLGKLPAEGQPVEVRVRTVVREDAFDLFGFLTKGEEEVFLLLNSVSRVGPRLSLMVLSGMEVPELVAALSRGEVARLAKIHGVGKKTAERLVLELKDKVKTIHLEAVSRGTAPAAVSGAHADLVSALLNLGYKQPQAEKAADLAGERLGAEATFQALFREALKALRSGG, from the coding sequence ATGATTTCGCGGTTGCGTGGGACGGTGCTGGAGAAGGACCTGGAGGACGCCACCATCGACGTGGGCGGCGTGGGCTACCGGGTGAACTTCTCCTCACTGACGCTGGGGAAGCTGCCGGCGGAGGGACAGCCGGTGGAGGTGCGCGTGCGCACCGTGGTGCGCGAGGACGCCTTCGACCTCTTCGGCTTCCTGACGAAGGGCGAGGAAGAGGTGTTCCTGCTGCTCAACAGCGTGTCGCGGGTGGGGCCCCGGCTGTCGTTGATGGTGCTGTCCGGCATGGAGGTGCCGGAGCTGGTGGCGGCGCTGTCGCGGGGCGAGGTGGCCCGGCTGGCGAAGATTCACGGCGTGGGGAAGAAGACCGCCGAGCGGCTGGTGCTGGAGCTCAAGGACAAGGTGAAGACAATTCACCTGGAAGCGGTGTCGCGTGGCACCGCGCCCGCCGCCGTCAGCGGCGCCCATGCGGACCTGGTCTCCGCGCTGCTCAACCTCGGCTACAAGCAGCCCCAGGCGGAGAAGGCCGCGGACCTGGCCGGCGAGCGGCTGGGGGCGGAGGCCACCTTCCAGGCGCTGTTCCGCGAGGCCCTCAAGGCGCTCCGCTCCGGCGGCTGA
- the ruvC gene encoding crossover junction endodeoxyribonuclease RuvC — MRVLGVDPGSRFMGFGVVEEKRGRLVHVGHGVIKGDPALPLSDRLRDLHGALTAALVKYRPAAVAVEGVFTFRNARSALVLGHARGVALLAAAQAGLPVFEYAPAKVKKAVGAGGADGKDAVARMVRTFLELEASVLERADASDALAVALCHLNHGRAAVPAASASGKKRKGAAALLADRLAPAYRRPEAR; from the coding sequence GTGCGCGTGCTTGGCGTTGACCCGGGAAGCCGGTTCATGGGCTTCGGGGTGGTGGAGGAGAAGCGGGGCCGGCTGGTGCACGTGGGCCACGGCGTCATCAAGGGCGACCCGGCGCTGCCGTTGTCGGACCGCCTGCGGGACTTGCACGGCGCGCTGACGGCGGCCCTGGTGAAATACCGCCCGGCCGCGGTGGCGGTGGAAGGCGTGTTCACCTTCCGCAACGCACGCAGCGCGCTGGTGCTGGGGCATGCGCGCGGCGTCGCGCTGCTGGCGGCGGCGCAGGCGGGGTTGCCCGTCTTCGAATACGCGCCGGCGAAGGTGAAGAAGGCGGTGGGGGCGGGCGGCGCGGACGGGAAGGACGCGGTGGCGCGGATGGTGCGGACCTTCCTGGAACTGGAGGCGTCGGTGCTGGAGCGCGCGGACGCGAGTGATGCGCTGGCGGTGGCGCTGTGCCACCTCAACCATGGGCGGGCCGCGGTACCGGCGGCGTCCGCGTCGGGCAAGAAGCGCAAGGGCGCGGCGGCGCTGTTGGCGGACCGGCTGGCGCCCGCGTACCGGCGTCCGGAGGCGAGATGA
- a CDS encoding DUF4388 domain-containing protein — protein MATRPKATPRLVGDAASLDLERPLAQGLSPSRPLQAWFHGPEGMVLLQEPPGFAGFLAGSLRTLSVEEVFAHVLSGIRSGLLAVQHATGRRTVSFRDGQVVFATSTERWERLGAALLRLGLLTQAQLTQALSRVTPSRRIGQVLTSEGLVSEANLYSAMTYVVREVVLSLFELEDGSFVFVEGPAPMADVVKLPERTRDLVLTGIKRAELVSRLRRRFPDDTRVTLGPEGPLPGESRLFARLADGLPLASLRASYEGGPHAFYTWLEEAVRGGNVAVHPAAPPPAQAPAVEGMAWELLSAEERYNLLLSLVHRALRDAGKDTDLLRGFLDAPPQGLEDAYAGVTLAADGRVDVTRLRANLSTGGEAVGRALTLEALDAFVSYALFSARNVLPADVAERLSNTYRTLQGGLA, from the coding sequence GTGGCGACACGACCCAAAGCCACGCCCCGCCTCGTGGGTGATGCGGCATCGCTCGACCTGGAGCGGCCGCTCGCCCAGGGTTTGTCCCCGTCTCGTCCCCTCCAGGCCTGGTTCCACGGGCCGGAGGGGATGGTCCTCCTCCAGGAGCCGCCCGGCTTCGCTGGCTTCCTCGCCGGCAGCCTGCGCACCCTGTCGGTGGAGGAGGTCTTCGCCCACGTCCTGTCCGGCATCCGCAGCGGCCTGCTGGCGGTGCAGCACGCCACGGGGCGCCGCACGGTGTCCTTCCGGGACGGACAGGTGGTGTTCGCCACCTCCACGGAGCGCTGGGAGCGGCTGGGCGCGGCGCTGCTCCGCCTGGGGTTGCTCACGCAGGCGCAGCTGACGCAGGCGCTGTCGCGCGTGACGCCGTCGCGCCGCATCGGCCAGGTGCTCACGTCGGAAGGGCTCGTCTCCGAAGCCAACCTGTACAGCGCCATGACGTACGTGGTGCGTGAGGTGGTGCTCAGCCTCTTCGAACTGGAGGACGGCAGCTTCGTCTTCGTCGAAGGCCCCGCGCCGATGGCGGACGTGGTGAAGCTGCCCGAGCGCACGCGGGACCTGGTCCTCACCGGCATCAAACGGGCGGAGTTGGTGTCGCGCCTGCGTCGGCGCTTCCCGGACGACACGCGCGTCACGCTGGGGCCCGAAGGACCGCTGCCTGGTGAATCGCGGTTGTTCGCCAGGCTGGCGGACGGGCTGCCGCTGGCCAGCCTGCGCGCGTCCTATGAAGGCGGCCCGCACGCCTTCTACACGTGGCTCGAGGAAGCCGTGCGTGGCGGCAACGTGGCCGTCCACCCCGCGGCGCCGCCTCCGGCACAGGCGCCCGCCGTGGAGGGCATGGCCTGGGAGCTGCTGTCCGCCGAGGAGCGCTACAACCTGCTGTTGTCCCTGGTGCACCGGGCCCTGCGCGACGCCGGAAAGGACACGGACCTGCTGCGCGGCTTCCTGGACGCGCCGCCGCAGGGACTGGAGGACGCGTACGCCGGGGTGACGCTGGCGGCGGACGGGCGCGTGGACGTGACGCGGCTGAGGGCCAACCTCTCCACGGGAGGCGAGGCGGTGGGCCGGGCCCTCACGTTGGAGGCCCTGGACGCCTTCGTGTCCTATGCGTTGTTTTCAGCGCGCAACGTCCTGCCCGCGGACGTGGCGGAGCGGCTGTCCAACACCTACCGCACCCTCCAAGGAGGACTGGCCTAG
- the lpxC gene encoding UDP-3-O-acyl-N-acetylglucosamine deacetylase: MRPSSYNQRTLSKIASLQGVGLHSGARVTLTLRPAPPGHGIVFVRTDLARPVSIPALAEYVVDTSLATTLGRDGVRVGTVEHLMAALAGMGIDNLRVELDGPEVPIMDGSAAPFAALIQSAGVREQEAPKELLVIRKAVSVVDGDKQASLTPARHFRISCTIDFEHPVIQGQSFDLDFGDRDFAREISRARTFGFLRDVEKLKQMGLARGGSLENAIVVDEVSILNPDGLRFPDEFVRHKILDAIGDVSLFGRPVIGHMTAYKTGHALNHKLVRKVMSDPSCYEIVPARCRELEGMGLGFSGLAGALEFEPLVA, translated from the coding sequence ATGCGACCGTCCTCCTACAACCAGCGCACTCTCTCGAAGATCGCCTCCCTGCAGGGCGTGGGGCTCCACTCGGGTGCCCGGGTGACGCTCACCCTGCGCCCGGCGCCCCCGGGGCATGGCATCGTCTTCGTGCGCACGGACCTCGCCCGCCCGGTGAGCATCCCCGCGCTGGCGGAGTACGTGGTGGACACGTCGCTGGCCACGACGCTGGGGCGTGACGGTGTCCGCGTGGGCACGGTGGAGCACCTGATGGCGGCGCTGGCCGGCATGGGCATCGACAACCTCCGGGTGGAGCTGGACGGCCCGGAAGTCCCCATCATGGACGGCAGCGCGGCGCCCTTCGCGGCGCTCATCCAGAGCGCGGGCGTGCGGGAGCAGGAGGCGCCCAAGGAGCTGCTGGTCATCCGCAAGGCGGTGTCGGTGGTGGACGGCGACAAGCAGGCCTCGCTCACGCCGGCCCGGCACTTCCGCATCAGCTGCACCATCGACTTCGAGCACCCCGTCATCCAGGGCCAGTCCTTCGACCTGGACTTCGGCGACCGGGACTTCGCGCGTGAGATTTCCCGCGCGCGCACCTTCGGCTTCCTGCGGGACGTGGAGAAGCTGAAGCAGATGGGCCTGGCCCGGGGCGGCTCGCTGGAGAACGCCATCGTCGTGGACGAGGTCTCCATCCTCAACCCGGACGGGCTGCGCTTCCCGGACGAGTTTGTGCGCCACAAGATCCTGGACGCCATCGGCGACGTGTCGCTGTTCGGCCGGCCCGTCATCGGCCACATGACGGCGTACAAGACGGGCCACGCGCTCAATCACAAGCTGGTGCGCAAGGTGATGTCCGACCCGAGCTGCTACGAAATCGTTCCCGCCCGCTGCCGCGAGCTGGAGGGCATGGGATTGGGCTTCTCCGGACTGGCCGGCGCGCTGGAGTTCGAGCCGCTTGTCGCCTGA
- a CDS encoding ELWxxDGT repeat protein produces MTSWRAIPVGLLLLGGGAAGCEPLVEGDAGEEWARAVPGSQAPVDVSTESSGRKAPVLFPQPWAVCSDTAQRLRDIRPGLTGSQPQELARAGEVLVFSADDGVSGRELWASIDGARQTMRLKDLRPGPAGSQPRNLTRVGPWVFFVADDGVHGAELWRTDGTADGTVLVRDVRRGTVGAAPEFLTEVDGALYFTADDGVSGRELWRTDGTEKGTERVHEFLPGAGSLALSQLTAWSKGLALVSANAAETVLWWVDLQGQPTRLFSQQGAGVIFGLTPAGRHLFFLLDPGTEQAELWVARTAPPSAERVRTFPGDYPAYLAALDDTLYFLAGASDWYGNPGDAVHGGELWRSDGSVEGTRLVGDLWPGPQGSMPKELVALGGELYFTADDGVHGRELWRTDGTAQGTMMVRDIEPGPVGSVPTGLKAESGWLFFSAETAGHGREVWYSAGRPWVTSRLLDIAPGAASSNPFNFVRAGFNIFFAASDGDRDQELYAVPFRPWWLCFSRDC; encoded by the coding sequence ATGACGTCATGGCGTGCCATTCCTGTGGGGCTGTTGCTGCTTGGCGGGGGAGCGGCGGGGTGTGAGCCGCTGGTGGAAGGTGATGCGGGGGAGGAATGGGCGCGGGCCGTCCCTGGGTCGCAGGCACCTGTCGACGTGTCGACGGAGTCGTCGGGGCGCAAGGCGCCCGTCCTGTTTCCGCAGCCTTGGGCGGTGTGCAGCGACACGGCCCAGCGGCTGCGTGACATCCGGCCGGGACTGACGGGTTCGCAGCCGCAGGAGCTGGCGCGGGCGGGCGAGGTGCTCGTCTTCAGCGCGGATGACGGCGTGAGCGGCCGCGAGCTGTGGGCCAGCATCGACGGGGCGCGGCAGACGATGAGGCTGAAGGACCTGAGGCCGGGGCCGGCGGGTTCGCAGCCTCGGAACCTGACGCGGGTGGGGCCCTGGGTCTTCTTCGTCGCGGACGACGGCGTGCATGGCGCGGAGCTGTGGCGCACGGACGGCACGGCGGATGGCACGGTGCTGGTGCGGGACGTGCGGCGTGGGACGGTGGGCGCGGCGCCGGAGTTCCTCACCGAGGTGGACGGCGCCCTCTACTTCACGGCGGATGATGGGGTGTCCGGCCGCGAGCTGTGGCGCACCGACGGCACGGAGAAGGGCACGGAGCGGGTGCACGAATTCCTGCCCGGCGCGGGTTCGCTCGCCCTGAGCCAGTTGACGGCGTGGAGCAAGGGCCTGGCGCTGGTGTCGGCCAACGCCGCGGAGACGGTGCTCTGGTGGGTGGACCTCCAGGGCCAGCCGACGCGGCTGTTCTCCCAGCAGGGCGCCGGGGTGATTTTCGGGCTGACGCCGGCGGGCCGGCACCTGTTCTTCCTGTTGGACCCGGGCACGGAGCAGGCCGAGCTGTGGGTGGCGCGCACGGCCCCGCCGTCGGCCGAGCGGGTGCGGACCTTTCCAGGTGACTACCCGGCGTACCTCGCCGCGCTGGATGACACGCTGTACTTCCTGGCGGGGGCGAGCGACTGGTACGGCAACCCAGGCGACGCGGTGCACGGCGGCGAGCTGTGGCGCAGTGACGGCTCGGTGGAGGGCACGAGGCTCGTCGGGGACCTCTGGCCCGGCCCCCAGGGCTCGATGCCCAAGGAGCTGGTCGCGCTGGGGGGCGAGCTGTACTTCACCGCGGACGACGGCGTGCACGGCCGCGAGCTGTGGCGGACCGACGGCACGGCGCAGGGCACGATGATGGTGCGCGACATCGAGCCGGGGCCGGTGGGCAGCGTGCCCACGGGGCTCAAGGCCGAGTCCGGCTGGTTGTTCTTCTCCGCGGAGACGGCGGGGCACGGGCGCGAGGTCTGGTACAGCGCCGGACGCCCCTGGGTGACGAGCCGGCTGCTGGACATCGCGCCGGGGGCTGCGTCATCGAATCCGTTCAACTTCGTGCGCGCCGGCTTCAACATCTTCTTCGCCGCGTCGGACGGAGACAGGGACCAGGAGCTGTACGCGGTGCCCTTCCGCCCCTGGTGGCTCTGCTTCAGCCGGGACTGCTGA